From a region of the Vanessa atalanta chromosome 13, ilVanAtal1.2, whole genome shotgun sequence genome:
- the LOC125068414 gene encoding zinc finger protein 33A-like, with translation MASDESDDEPLSVLAAAKKTNPERFEEQYSESSDDEPKKKKKKDPPYKKLGVTIKIKKINTVIPPVVIARPLDVWLYLKDLNPTGPYSCLLCSEWFINRSKMIMHYSLNHKKDFCGICRYFVPDRETWWNHEKFHTPWPCSQCVETFPTEVLLRKHLNTVHNLVHCRLCHFRVTADDHYNSHLVQKHSVTNVSSKNEELLWELDHEGADKFLCLLCSKSDNSVSNFFGHYMGYHHFTLKCLTTIVAGKDTPFLVNGAEVSDRFIDEQLKGHVRLGYVDLQPKNFDKKPIVESFAEEPCNESKSSTVVLPEIKQENVSDTEDQKPERDNEMSEKDEQSQNDEIIDYKGDEDFDITLTELIVLEKCYFNYIKQTLVDINSNQMPQTSHIDYEKPKSDIIMDVECSLCKTKLETALTLTTHMNKIHSIKTVPVFSCRVCATTFDTHNELTNHITEELADFEDLWICQFCDKEFDNREATRVHLTEHWNSLDYDNCFSPHLGFKCKYCPTLFWNEPDRETHQIRVHFNKYKEQFYKCESCSQTFGDKVWYIHHFLEKHFEQGAPTSSYLLKCCLCCIVLSGVDEMRSHFEETHPELRKLYCSLDSCMYKPLSHRKSFKLHVKMIHGPSGRSDKPVTCNVCQREFASARACGTHMAQVHGPGKFKCKLCREVLQTLDERKLHYLLRHPGRHPFECSECGKSFQYKSSLYMHKQDHMPNKQNYTCSYCGKVFAKKDSYREHVQIHEGPRHACSYCPMRFVQRSNMLRHERRHTGERPYRCAHCPRAFADKGACTAHTRTHSRDTSYACLYCGQTFVQKSKLTYHIRKHTGENLESCTVCSKLFTSACSLREHMKTHIEKRQIVKCPLCDKGYQDERYMLRHLRTSHTRSQFSCPICHKLLTSAAGLRHHVITHSPLNTFRCKCCPKSYAVKRTIVKHLRKRHGLKGTEINIKDYFTRLEPRECKLNLDESTMNSIFGPPKKKVPDILIGDFVTFSKKLSFAQNAANKESDDDSEDEEENNDTKDSAQTDKESENDEKPEITVIKQETPSVEEELEPTDFVSVKIEPLDDEHVE, from the exons ATGGCCTCTGACGAGTCGGACGATGAACCTCTCTCCGTTTTGGCGGCGGCTAAGAAGACTAATCCAGAAAGATTTGAAGAACAATATTCTGAAAGCAGTGATGACGAAcctaagaaaaagaaaaagaaggaTCCACCTTATAAAAAATTAGGTGTtaccataaaaattaaaaaaataaacaccgTTATTCCACCAGTAGTTATTGCTAGGCCATTGGATGTATGGCTCTACCTTAAAGATTTAAATCCGACAGGACCTTACAGCTGTCTGTTATGCTCAGAATGGTTCATAAACAGATCTAAAATGATCATGCATTACTCTTTGAATCACAAAAAGGATTTTTGTGGAATTTGCAG ATATTTTGTACCGGACAGAGAGACTTGGTGGAATCATGAAAAGTTTCACACTCCCTGGCCGTGTTCTCAATGTGTTGAGACATTCCCAACTGAAGTTTTATTACGCAAGCACCTTAATACTGTGCATAATCTAGTCCATTGCCGTTTGTGCCACTTCAGAGTCACTGCCGATGATCACTACAATTCACACTTAGTCCAGAAACACAGTGTAACAAATGTATCTTCTAAGAATGAAGAACTTCTCTGGGAGCTTGACCATGAAGGAGCTGATAAATTTCTATGTTTACTTTGTTCTAAATCTGATAATTCAGTCTCAAACTTCTTTGGACATTATATGGGCTACCATCACTTTACACTTAAATGTTTGACAACAATCGTAGCTGGGAAAGACACACCATTCTTGGTGAATGGAGCGGAAGTCAGTGACCGTTTTATCGATGAACAACTAAAAGGACATGTAAGGCTTGGCTATGTTGATTTGCAGCCAAAGAATTTTGACAAAAAACCAATAGTTGAATCCTTTGCAGAAGAACCCTGTAATGAAAGTAAAAGTTCAACAGTTGTTTTACCAGAAATCAAACAAGAGAATGTTAGTGATACAGAGGACCAGAAGCCAGAAAGAGACAATGAAATGAGCGAAAAGGATGAACAGAGTCAAAATGATGAAATAATAGATTATAAGGGTGATGAAGATTTTGATATCACATTGACAGAATTGATAGtattagaaaaatgttattttaactatattaaGCAGACTCTTGTTGATATTAATTCCAACCAAATGCCACAAACTTCTCATATAGATTATGAGAAACCTAAATCTGATATTATTATGGATGTGGAATGCTCTCTATGCAAAACAAAACTGGAAACAGCACTGACCCTAACTACACACATGAATAAAATACACAGTATTAAAACAGTGCCTGTTTTTTCTTGTAGAGTATGTGCAACAACATTTGATACTCATAATGAACTGACAAATCATATAACAGAAGAATTGGCTGATTTTGAGGATTTATGGATATGTCAATTCTGCGATAAAGAGTTTGATAACAGAGAGGCAACGAGGGTACACTTGACAGAACACTGGAATTCCTTAGATTATGATAATTGTTTCAGCCCACACTTAGGTTTCAAATGCAAGTATTGTCCTACTTTATTTTGGAATGAACCAGACAGAGAAACACATCAGATAAgagtacattttaataaatataaagaacagTTTTACAAGTGTGAAAGTTGTTCACAAACATTTGGTGATAAG gtTTGGTACATACATCATTTCTTAGAAAAACACTTTGAACAGGGAGCTCCGACTAGTTCATATTTGCTCAAGTGTTGTTTATGCTGCATTGTACTGTCTGGTGTTGATGAAATGAGAAGTCACTTTGAAGAGACTCATCCTGAACTCAGGAAATTGTATTGTTCTCTGGATTCTTGCATGTACAAGCCTCTTAGTCATCGAAAGTCATTCAAATTACATGTTAAG ATGATTCACGGCCCATCGGGCAGATCAGATAAGCCAGTCACTTGCAACGTGTGTCAAAGAGAATTTGCCAGCGCACGTGCCTGCGGTACACATATGGCTCAAGTACACGGTCCTggtaaattcaaatgtaaactGTGCAGGGAAGTGCTTCAGACTTTAGATGAAAG gaaACTCCACTATCTCCTTCGTCATCCTGGTCGTCATCCGTTTGAGTGTTCGGAATGCGGCAAATCCTTCCAGTACAAGTCATCGCTCTACATGCACAAACAGGATCACATGCCCAACAAGCAGAACTACACGTGTAGCTACTGTGGCAAAGTGTTTGCG AAAAAGGACTCGTATCGCGAGCACGTGCAGATCCACGAGGGCCCGCGGCACGCGTGCTCGTACTGCCCCATGCGCTTCGTGCAGCGCTCCAACATGCTGCGCCACGAGCGGCGCCACACGGGCGAGCGCCCCTACCGCTGCGCGCACTGCCCGCGCGCCTTCGCCGACAAGGGCGCCTGCACGGCGCACACCAG aaCACATTCAAGAGACACATCATATGCATGTTTATATTGTGGGCAGACATTCGTACAGAAGTCTAAACTCACATACCATATTCGGAAACACACCGGAGAAA ACCTGGAGTCGTGTACAGTCTGCTCAAAGTTGTTTACAAGTGCATGTTCCTTAAGAGAACACATGAAAACACACATTGAGAAGAGGCAAATTGTCAAATGTCCGCTTTGTG ATAAAGGCTACCAGGACGAGCGCTACATGCTACGTCACCTGCGCACGTCGCACACGCGTTCGCAGTTCTCGTGTCCGATTTGCCACAAGCTGCTGACCAGCGCCGCCGGCCTGAGGCATCACGTCATCACGCACAGCCCACTCAACACGTTCCGA TGCAAATGTTGCCCGAAATCCTATGCGGTCAAGAGGACCATCGTCAAGCACTTGCGAAAACGTCACGGATTAAAAGGCACggaaataaacataaaagatTATTTCACGCGATTAGAACCTAGAGAGTGTAAATTGAATCTGGACGAATCAACTATGAACAGCATATTTGGACCACCTAAGAAGAAAGTACCAGATATATTGATAGGAGATTTTGTTACATTCTCGAAGAAGTTGTCGTTTGCCCAAAATGCAGCAAATAAAGAGTCCGATGATGATTCTGAGGATGAGGAGGAAAACAATGATACCAAAGACAGTGCACAGACAGACAAGGAAAGCGAAAACGATGAAAAACCAGAGATAACGGTAATAAAGCAGGAAACGCCATCTGTAGAAGAGGAATTAGAACCTACGGACTTTGTCAGCGTTAAGATAGAACCACTAGATGATGAACACgtggaataa